In Chitinophaga nivalis, a single genomic region encodes these proteins:
- a CDS encoding DUF4175 family protein, translating to MANGQVHTMIERIRSRWIRLQWCTTVLLSLAVALPLLLLYPLYSIGAGVLLLGIRIGYKRPWELRPAEVARYLDQTFPALEDSTGLLLRSADNGSLLEQLQARKVATVLEQLQLPAAFYRPLKRAALLAGGALVAGIVLYYAVQRSAWKDTLLQQGKAIVPAEKTIPGMTAVQIQIRPPAYTRKAVREQHSFHITAEDSAQLYWKLQTNIPVTRLVLLFNDSTTLSLQPDKDSTTWTATRLMRRSGFYQVQLNHTLSERYQLQLLPDHPPVVKILTPAPYTVIEFGQSTKVNIQTELTDDYGIREAWINVTIASGSGEAVRFREQRIALDGNLQRQEAHYRLNRLLQLTSLGMKPGDECYFYVAATDTRLQQTRSDIYIITLPDTAQLFSMEGLVNGVNFKPEYFRSQRQIIMDAEQLIRERDTLGKERFNARSNELGTDQKLLRLRYGKFLGEESESNIGDPRVAAEGEHEHDHGHDHGATEDTPASFGDAAGILDQFTDKHDNAEDATFLDIHVKQQLKNTLTEMWKSELQLRLYKPQEALPYAYKALRLLKDLQQQSRVFVAKTGVKTTPLKPEKRLTGEQDKINPAIRKETKMAKDEQEAVRIALSVLSQGKPDVISGQQTVLQQAAGILSTHAAAAPALYLPALEALYRITGGRITAKDLTLAQQGLQHLLPVPARKPAAGQRLPDTGLSDRYFNNLKATHR from the coding sequence ATGGCTAACGGACAGGTACATACGATGATTGAGCGCATCCGTTCCCGCTGGATAAGGCTGCAATGGTGTACCACCGTATTGCTGTCGCTGGCAGTGGCGCTGCCGCTGTTGCTGCTATATCCGTTATATAGCATCGGCGCAGGAGTGCTGTTGCTGGGTATCCGGATAGGCTATAAACGCCCCTGGGAATTACGGCCTGCAGAAGTAGCCCGTTATCTGGATCAGACTTTTCCGGCGCTGGAAGACAGTACCGGTTTATTACTCCGGTCTGCTGATAACGGCAGTTTGCTGGAACAGTTACAGGCCCGTAAGGTAGCGACCGTACTGGAACAACTGCAGCTGCCCGCTGCTTTCTACCGGCCACTGAAAAGGGCTGCCCTGCTGGCCGGTGGAGCATTGGTGGCTGGCATCGTACTCTATTATGCGGTGCAGCGGTCTGCATGGAAAGATACGTTACTACAGCAGGGAAAGGCGATTGTGCCTGCAGAAAAAACAATACCGGGCATGACGGCGGTACAAATACAAATCCGGCCACCGGCCTATACCCGCAAGGCAGTGCGGGAACAACATTCCTTTCATATTACCGCAGAAGACAGTGCACAGCTGTATTGGAAACTGCAGACCAATATACCGGTGACCCGGTTGGTACTACTATTCAACGATAGCACCACCCTGTCATTACAACCGGATAAAGACAGCACTACGTGGACGGCTACCCGGTTAATGCGCCGCTCCGGATTTTATCAGGTACAGCTGAATCATACTTTGTCTGAACGTTACCAGTTGCAGCTATTGCCGGATCATCCGCCGGTGGTGAAGATATTGACGCCGGCGCCTTATACCGTGATTGAATTCGGGCAATCCACCAAAGTGAATATACAAACGGAGCTGACGGATGATTATGGTATCCGGGAGGCCTGGATCAATGTCACTATTGCCAGCGGCAGCGGAGAAGCGGTTCGCTTCCGGGAGCAGCGGATTGCACTGGATGGTAACCTGCAGCGACAGGAGGCGCACTACCGGTTGAACCGCTTGTTGCAGCTGACCAGCCTGGGTATGAAGCCTGGCGACGAATGCTACTTTTATGTGGCTGCTACAGATACCCGCTTGCAACAAACCCGCTCCGACATTTATATCATCACCTTGCCTGATACTGCGCAACTCTTTAGTATGGAAGGCCTGGTCAATGGCGTGAATTTCAAACCGGAATATTTCCGGAGCCAGCGACAAATCATCATGGATGCAGAACAGCTGATCCGGGAAAGAGACACGCTGGGAAAAGAACGGTTTAATGCCCGCAGTAATGAGCTGGGTACCGATCAGAAATTATTGCGGTTGCGTTACGGAAAATTCCTGGGAGAGGAATCGGAGTCGAATATCGGAGACCCAAGGGTGGCAGCGGAAGGAGAGCATGAGCACGATCATGGCCATGATCACGGCGCTACAGAAGATACGCCTGCCTCATTCGGAGATGCCGCCGGTATACTGGATCAGTTTACCGATAAACATGATAATGCAGAAGATGCCACCTTCCTGGACATCCATGTAAAACAACAATTGAAAAATACCCTGACGGAAATGTGGAAATCGGAGTTGCAGCTACGGTTGTATAAGCCACAGGAAGCATTGCCCTATGCCTATAAGGCGCTCCGCCTGTTAAAAGACCTGCAGCAGCAGTCGCGTGTGTTTGTGGCTAAAACAGGCGTAAAAACAACACCATTGAAGCCAGAGAAAAGGTTGACCGGTGAGCAGGATAAAATCAATCCGGCAATACGGAAGGAGACGAAGATGGCAAAAGATGAACAGGAAGCAGTACGTATAGCCCTCTCCGTATTATCGCAGGGAAAGCCCGATGTTATCTCCGGACAACAGACCGTATTGCAGCAGGCGGCAGGGATATTGAGTACGCATGCGGCTGCAGCGCCTGCATTATACCTGCCTGCGCTCGAAGCCTTATACCGTATTACAGGGGGCCGTATAACAGCGAAGGACCTGACCCTGGCGCAGCAGGGATTACAACACCTGCTCCCCGTTCCTGCGCGTAAACCGGCTGCCGGACAACGTTTGCCGGATACAGGTTTGTCAGACCGTTATTTCAATAACCTTAAAGCCACACACCGATGA
- a CDS encoding BatA domain-containing protein, translating to MLYLLQPIWMLLVSGITIPVFIHLWHRRPARVRKVGSIQLLAAATVKHARSKRVSEWWLLLLRCLLILLLALLLSQPVWRRPFTAHTQKGWVLVEPVAYTHFKPVIDSLLQAGYQLHAWDTAFESSTPGTWSPDTLQLPYWQTLQLLPKKIPGDLPVYLFTGQQLRRFQGNRPVLPLHLHWYTAALTDTAERWDALQYPLENGGTRILQGYSTGTGTRYEYHDTAATAAPPLRVTVYAGKYPADASYLYAALQAVQQYTRRKINITLVKAGQTLPQEQDWLWWLSEQPVPAGIQATRQVVYAAGKINQDRAVWAGRDISVTKRIITSANDNALLKDSYGHTLLAKGDTLYTHLHPAWSEWVWNEQFPVYLLQWMFPAPAMGHHDRRNIDPVQLQPVLITPDKITHPVTISDNQEKTVWILLLLVFCIERYLSLRKRKEEAHG from the coding sequence TTGTTATACCTGTTACAACCCATATGGATGCTGTTGGTATCCGGGATCACGATCCCGGTATTTATACATTTATGGCACCGCCGGCCAGCCAGGGTACGGAAGGTGGGTAGTATACAGTTGTTGGCTGCCGCTACGGTAAAGCATGCACGTAGTAAGCGGGTTTCAGAATGGTGGCTGCTTTTGCTGCGCTGCCTGCTGATCCTGCTGCTGGCGTTACTGCTATCACAACCGGTCTGGCGTCGCCCGTTTACAGCCCATACCCAAAAAGGCTGGGTACTGGTGGAACCGGTTGCCTACACGCATTTTAAACCGGTAATAGATTCGCTTTTGCAGGCCGGTTACCAGTTACATGCCTGGGATACGGCGTTTGAAAGCAGCACACCGGGTACCTGGTCACCAGACACGCTGCAGTTACCTTATTGGCAAACCTTGCAATTGCTTCCAAAAAAAATACCGGGAGATCTTCCTGTATATCTTTTTACCGGTCAGCAGCTACGACGATTTCAGGGCAACCGGCCGGTATTGCCGTTGCATTTACATTGGTATACCGCCGCCCTTACAGATACAGCAGAGCGCTGGGATGCGTTGCAATATCCGTTGGAAAATGGGGGAACACGGATCTTACAAGGATATAGTACCGGTACAGGTACCCGCTATGAATATCACGATACTGCGGCAACGGCTGCTCCGCCGCTCCGGGTAACGGTATACGCCGGAAAGTATCCTGCTGATGCGAGTTATCTGTATGCGGCCTTACAGGCGGTGCAACAATACACCCGGCGTAAAATAAATATTACCCTCGTAAAAGCCGGACAAACCTTGCCACAGGAACAGGACTGGTTATGGTGGCTGTCTGAGCAACCGGTACCAGCCGGAATACAGGCTACACGCCAGGTGGTGTATGCTGCCGGCAAAATAAATCAGGACCGTGCTGTATGGGCCGGTAGGGATATATCGGTAACCAAACGAATCATAACATCGGCTAATGATAATGCCTTGCTGAAAGATAGCTATGGCCATACGTTACTGGCTAAAGGAGATACTTTATATACCCACCTGCATCCTGCCTGGAGTGAGTGGGTGTGGAATGAGCAGTTCCCGGTATACCTGTTACAGTGGATGTTTCCCGCGCCGGCTATGGGGCACCATGATCGGCGTAACATAGATCCCGTGCAATTACAACCCGTGTTGATCACGCCAGACAAAATAACGCACCCTGTTACGATCAGTGACAATCAGGAAAAAACGGTCTGGATATTACTCTTGCTGGTATTTTGTATAGAAAGATATCTGTCGTTGCGCAAAAGAAAGGAGGAGGCCCATGGCTAA
- a CDS encoding DUF58 domain-containing protein, whose product MSRLLQPKTLLAIKDLSLAAKTVVAGFMSGIHASRLKGAGQEFSQYRSYQPGDDLRWLDWKMYARSDRYYIRESEMETSISVHFLVDASNSMLHEEAGITKMEYTRYLTASLGYLAHLQGDAAGLSVLHHAGLQTLLPRREAQHMARFYYQLEQIQPGGAFITPTAYRNLFTGPHTRQLLVFITDYYERNGEITTLLQTLAHSGHEVLVFHVIGEEECKGNFRGYDAVEDLETGELVMLEGGHNIDGYTKNTNEYINTLRTTLLNKGIHYRSLFLQEPLDKALRDFLNQRNKPR is encoded by the coding sequence ATGAGCCGCCTGCTGCAACCAAAAACACTACTGGCTATTAAAGACCTGTCACTCGCCGCTAAAACAGTGGTGGCCGGTTTTATGTCGGGTATCCATGCCAGCAGGCTGAAAGGCGCCGGACAGGAGTTCAGTCAGTATCGCAGCTATCAGCCAGGTGATGACCTCCGCTGGCTCGACTGGAAAATGTATGCCAGATCCGATCGTTACTACATCCGGGAATCAGAAATGGAAACCAGCATATCGGTACACTTCCTGGTGGATGCCAGTAACTCGATGTTACATGAAGAAGCGGGGATCACTAAAATGGAGTACACCCGTTACCTGACAGCTTCACTGGGCTACCTGGCGCACCTGCAGGGCGATGCAGCCGGCTTGTCTGTGTTGCACCATGCCGGCCTGCAGACGTTATTGCCCCGGCGCGAAGCGCAACACATGGCCCGCTTCTATTATCAGCTGGAGCAGATACAACCGGGTGGCGCCTTTATTACACCCACCGCTTACCGTAATCTGTTTACCGGCCCGCATACCCGGCAGCTGCTGGTGTTCATCACCGATTATTATGAACGCAACGGAGAAATTACGACGCTGCTGCAAACACTGGCTCACTCCGGACATGAAGTACTGGTATTTCACGTGATAGGGGAGGAAGAGTGTAAAGGCAATTTCCGGGGATACGATGCGGTGGAAGACCTGGAAACGGGAGAGCTGGTGATGCTGGAAGGTGGTCATAACATAGACGGTTATACGAAAAATACAAACGAATATATCAACACGCTTAGAACCACGTTGCTGAATAAAGGAATTCATTACCGCAGCCTGTTCCTGCAGGAACCGCTGGACAAGGCATTGCGGGATTTTTTAAACCAGCGTAATAAACCAAGATAA
- a CDS encoding AAA family ATPase: protein MLNENTLQRLLEKLPQLKQEIQKVIVGQEAVLDEVLVALLAGGHCLLEGVPGLAKTLLVRTLSRALHLSFRRIQFTPDLMPTDIIGTEVLEEDHVTGKRFFKFNKGPLFANIILADEINRTPPKTQAALLEAMQEAEITYAGQTYALDKPFFILATQNPIEQAGTYPLPEAQLDRFLLYIKIGYPSEHEETAILSGTTGIRTTQVQPVLDAAEIQQLQQLVREVTIDADLVQYVSKLVRATRPDTTTIDYVKEWVRWGAGPRAGQALILTAKAFSLLHGRYAVTMNDIAVMAYPVLRHRILMNFRAEAEGVYPDKVTAVLLQQIERTVTRLS from the coding sequence ATGCTTAATGAGAACACGTTACAACGATTGTTGGAAAAGCTCCCTCAGCTGAAACAGGAAATACAGAAAGTCATTGTAGGGCAGGAAGCCGTACTGGACGAAGTACTGGTAGCCTTGCTGGCCGGTGGCCATTGTTTACTCGAAGGCGTACCCGGACTGGCTAAAACGTTGCTGGTGCGCACACTTTCCCGGGCATTGCATTTGTCGTTCCGCCGTATACAGTTTACGCCTGATCTCATGCCAACAGATATTATCGGCACGGAAGTACTGGAAGAAGACCATGTTACCGGCAAACGTTTCTTTAAATTCAACAAAGGCCCGTTGTTTGCCAATATTATTCTGGCAGATGAAATTAACCGTACGCCACCCAAAACACAGGCGGCCCTGCTGGAAGCCATGCAGGAAGCGGAAATCACCTATGCCGGACAAACCTACGCACTCGATAAACCGTTCTTTATACTGGCTACCCAGAACCCGATTGAACAGGCAGGTACCTATCCGCTGCCGGAAGCGCAGCTGGATCGTTTTCTCCTGTACATCAAAATAGGTTATCCTTCAGAACACGAAGAAACAGCTATCTTATCCGGTACAACCGGTATCCGCACCACGCAGGTACAGCCGGTGCTGGATGCTGCGGAAATACAGCAATTACAGCAGCTGGTCAGGGAAGTAACGATTGATGCCGACCTGGTCCAGTATGTGAGCAAGCTGGTACGTGCTACCCGTCCGGATACCACAACGATCGATTATGTGAAGGAGTGGGTGAGGTGGGGCGCCGGTCCCCGCGCCGGACAGGCACTGATCCTGACAGCCAAGGCATTTTCGTTGTTGCATGGCCGTTATGCCGTTACCATGAATGATATTGCTGTCATGGCCTATCCGGTATTACGCCATCGTATACTGATGAACTTCCGGGCAGAAGCAGAAGGGGTATATCCTGACAAAGTAACCGCCGTACTGCTGCAACAGATAGAACGTACCGTGACCCGCTTATCCTGA
- a CDS encoding DUF4159 domain-containing protein has protein sequence MQGNTFTFVRLRYRSGDWDTDQRMPANILNSLIEYTTIPVTPQEKVIDLSSPEIFRYPFCYLSGHKLVQFDTAEASNFKQYVQRGGFVLVDDCNHDIDGLFARSFETQMSKLFGPTALKKIPNTHAIYNSFFHFEKGPPNTTFELNGWGDDLVHDYLKAITVNDRIGVLYSNKDYGCEWDYDFRNKRFLVEDNTKFGVNIIMYAMQ, from the coding sequence ATGCAAGGGAATACATTCACGTTTGTACGATTAAGATACCGTTCCGGCGACTGGGATACCGATCAGCGTATGCCGGCCAACATACTCAATTCATTGATTGAGTATACCACCATCCCGGTAACACCGCAGGAAAAAGTAATTGATCTCAGCAGTCCGGAAATATTCCGGTATCCGTTCTGTTATCTGAGCGGACATAAACTGGTACAGTTTGATACCGCAGAAGCGTCGAATTTCAAGCAATATGTACAACGGGGGGGCTTCGTGCTGGTAGATGATTGTAATCACGATATAGACGGCTTATTTGCCCGTTCGTTTGAAACGCAGATGAGTAAATTGTTTGGGCCCACTGCCTTAAAAAAGATACCTAATACCCATGCCATCTACAATAGCTTTTTTCATTTCGAAAAAGGACCACCCAATACCACTTTTGAGTTGAACGGCTGGGGAGACGACCTGGTGCATGACTACCTGAAAGCCATTACCGTCAACGATCGTATCGGCGTATTATACAGCAACAAGGATTATGGCTGTGAATGGGATTATGATTTCCGCAACAAACGTTTTCTGGTAGAAGACAATACCAAATTCGGCGTTAATATTATCATGTACGCCATGCAATAA
- the xrtN gene encoding exosortase N: protein MLTLPAIRKKINTGKWLSAGWLLLYIVLACWQLQHYFAWRTAAFLLALITLFTVVRIDNTVKGSSRCGYVAIVLLLLTWQLPVMTLKYATLAAAVFFVIEYGYGRLNRLTFITAILITPAMDYAAGIFSFPLRLWLTGIAGKILSLLNGAVTTSGNMILLHNEEFSVDTACMGLQLLTVSFLCAVMLVGWYERRYQQQLPLYLLAALLAGVLLLNILANLSRIVCLVQFGYPPATMAHELMGILSLLFYVILPLLAGTGWLVKRYGQISRATPVKHPGYKRGYILQGIIGIGVVLVCCKTPAVATDSHASPLRVNTLPEYTTTLLSEGITKMVATHSLVYVKPVPGFYFTDHQPMICWKGSGFDFQQVKEEKKYGVTMYTGLLRKENSTLYTAWWYDNGYRKSCSQLEWRWDALRNGHPYFLVNITADNPAILDKKIEALLQAKLIPGMP from the coding sequence ATGCTAACACTACCGGCTATACGTAAAAAAATAAATACGGGTAAATGGTTATCTGCCGGTTGGCTGCTACTGTATATCGTACTGGCTTGCTGGCAGCTGCAACATTACTTTGCCTGGCGCACCGCTGCTTTTCTGCTGGCCTTGATAACCCTGTTCACCGTGGTGCGTATCGATAATACCGTGAAGGGGAGTTCGCGATGTGGATATGTAGCCATCGTATTGTTGTTGCTCACCTGGCAGTTGCCGGTAATGACCCTCAAATATGCGACCCTGGCGGCGGCTGTATTTTTTGTCATAGAGTATGGGTACGGCCGCCTGAACCGGCTTACCTTTATCACCGCCATCCTGATTACGCCGGCAATGGATTATGCGGCCGGTATCTTCAGCTTTCCGCTGCGTTTATGGCTAACCGGTATTGCCGGTAAAATATTGTCGTTACTGAATGGGGCTGTGACTACTTCCGGCAATATGATCCTCCTGCATAACGAAGAGTTCAGTGTAGACACTGCCTGTATGGGATTGCAACTGCTCACGGTGTCATTCCTGTGCGCAGTGATGCTGGTAGGATGGTATGAACGCCGGTATCAGCAACAATTACCGCTATATCTCCTGGCCGCTTTACTGGCGGGTGTACTGTTACTGAATATACTGGCCAACCTGTCCCGGATTGTTTGTCTCGTACAATTTGGTTATCCGCCGGCTACCATGGCACATGAGCTGATGGGCATCCTTTCGTTGCTGTTTTATGTTATACTGCCACTACTGGCAGGTACGGGCTGGCTGGTGAAACGTTACGGCCAAATCAGTCGGGCAACGCCGGTAAAACATCCCGGATATAAACGCGGATATATCCTGCAAGGGATCATTGGCATAGGCGTGGTGCTGGTTTGTTGTAAAACACCGGCAGTAGCTACCGATAGCCATGCTTCACCACTACGGGTAAATACCTTGCCGGAATATACCACCACCTTACTATCGGAAGGAATTACCAAAATGGTAGCCACCCATAGCCTGGTGTATGTGAAGCCGGTTCCCGGATTTTATTTTACAGATCATCAGCCGATGATATGCTGGAAAGGAAGTGGTTTTGATTTTCAGCAGGTGAAGGAAGAAAAGAAATATGGTGTTACCATGTATACCGGCCTGTTACGGAAAGAGAACAGTACGTTGTATACCGCCTGGTGGTACGACAACGGCTACCGGAAAAGCTGTAGCCAGCTGGAATGGAGATGGGATGCCCTCCGTAATGGTCATCCGTATTTTCTGGTGAATATTACGGCGGATAATCCGGCTATACTGGATAAGAAAATAGAAGCGTTGCTGCAGGCAAAGCTGATACCGGGCATGCCCTGA
- a CDS encoding XrtN system VIT domain-containing protein, with protein sequence MDNRLAKAFPMPYQVGLIALLPALAGLLLPLVIAADITAPFFLINHVVSLLYVFLLLLGKYLKAWPGRRKVMSVFIVIIFINAYSLNREMDVFRESVGWYIVMATLLCMNILLWPFFEHMPKAVRYLQCILMGLTFLIPVYLICYLMRMYLISLLGLLALGISVYTFSPVFIFLYNLSVIKEMIWPHRIYRWLYLGALAVATCFVIAYCVCYVVDKNETDRIYREADMQKDPEMVSWLTVAQQLPAGSMSEKILKTDVVYASPENGESRSDFMNLPSRIYEDGSRHDPLFMTAAFFSGTTAIPESDRLKILDVIYDKRHYTEKRLWSGEDLVTTHVTARADVWPKLHIAYTEYTITVANEPKQRWSGQQEAIYTFHLPEGAVVTSLSLWMKDREEKGILTTKEKATQAYDTIVGVQYRDPSVVHWQEGNRVVVRVFPVEQQEKRTFKLGVTTPLRLENQRLHYTPVWLEGPSGKQAGQDVSLRFDTWPSGMQLPAGFHSGQEKTVTYHGTYNADWTLSFAEEGLTNGSFHFNGKDYTLLPYQPAYTTFVPEQYYLDINNGWKQEDYNNICRLLQQQQVWVAHPEKGMILITRDNQGTLFEELRRYRFSLFPFYKIPDPEKALVITASNGISPQLDELEETRFRWHVYDFLKEHRVRVYDIGEVASPYLTTLRDTRVLLYEKGTPADLLSQLQKHSFLQPQENAQQLVLHHAGIRIVQSAGGVPVTAPDHLARLFAYNDIMRQLGMRAIAEQNRYDSALIQVAKQAYVVSPVSSLIVLETKADYERFDISNDVNSLKNAALQGHGSVPEPHEWGLFSIAMLVLIYVRFEKLFRRKKTITC encoded by the coding sequence ATGGATAACCGTCTGGCGAAAGCCTTCCCTATGCCTTATCAGGTAGGATTAATAGCCCTGTTGCCCGCCCTGGCCGGCCTGCTGTTACCTCTGGTAATTGCGGCTGACATCACCGCCCCCTTTTTCCTGATCAATCACGTGGTCAGTTTGTTATATGTTTTTCTGTTATTGTTGGGGAAGTACCTGAAAGCATGGCCGGGCAGAAGGAAAGTGATGTCGGTATTCATCGTGATTATTTTTATAAACGCCTATTCCCTGAACAGAGAAATGGATGTGTTCCGCGAATCGGTAGGGTGGTACATCGTTATGGCAACGCTGCTATGTATGAATATCCTGTTGTGGCCCTTTTTTGAGCACATGCCCAAAGCCGTCCGGTACCTCCAGTGTATCCTGATGGGACTTACTTTCCTGATACCGGTATACCTTATCTGTTACCTCATGCGTATGTACCTTATCAGTTTGTTGGGATTATTGGCGCTGGGGATCTCCGTATATACCTTTTCTCCTGTTTTTATTTTCCTGTATAACCTGAGTGTGATAAAGGAAATGATCTGGCCCCACCGGATATACCGGTGGTTGTATCTGGGGGCACTGGCCGTAGCGACATGTTTTGTCATAGCTTATTGTGTTTGTTATGTGGTGGATAAAAATGAAACAGACCGGATTTACCGGGAAGCAGACATGCAGAAAGATCCGGAAATGGTTTCCTGGCTCACTGTGGCGCAGCAACTGCCTGCGGGTAGTATGTCGGAAAAAATCCTCAAGACAGATGTGGTGTACGCCAGTCCGGAAAACGGAGAGAGCCGCAGCGATTTTATGAACTTACCCTCAAGGATATACGAAGATGGTTCCCGCCATGATCCCCTCTTTATGACGGCTGCTTTCTTTAGTGGTACAACAGCTATCCCGGAATCTGACCGGTTGAAAATACTGGACGTTATTTATGATAAACGCCACTATACCGAAAAGAGGCTATGGTCCGGTGAAGACCTGGTAACCACGCACGTAACCGCCCGTGCAGATGTATGGCCAAAACTACATATCGCCTATACGGAATACACCATCACGGTAGCAAATGAGCCAAAGCAACGATGGTCCGGCCAGCAGGAAGCGATCTATACTTTCCACCTGCCGGAAGGCGCTGTCGTAACTTCCTTGTCTTTGTGGATGAAAGACCGCGAAGAAAAAGGAATACTGACAACAAAAGAGAAAGCCACCCAGGCTTATGACACCATCGTAGGCGTACAATACCGCGATCCCTCCGTGGTACACTGGCAGGAAGGCAACCGCGTAGTAGTACGGGTATTTCCGGTAGAACAACAGGAGAAAAGAACATTCAAACTGGGCGTGACTACGCCGCTACGGCTGGAAAACCAACGCCTGCATTATACGCCCGTATGGCTGGAAGGACCTTCCGGTAAACAGGCCGGTCAGGATGTATCGCTGCGCTTCGATACCTGGCCATCCGGTATGCAATTGCCCGCCGGATTCCATAGCGGCCAGGAAAAAACGGTTACTTACCATGGCACCTACAACGCTGACTGGACACTCAGCTTTGCAGAAGAAGGATTGACCAATGGCTCCTTCCATTTTAACGGAAAAGACTATACGTTACTGCCCTATCAACCTGCCTATACTACTTTTGTACCGGAACAGTATTACCTGGATATCAACAACGGGTGGAAGCAGGAAGATTACAACAACATCTGCCGCCTGTTACAACAACAGCAGGTTTGGGTAGCACATCCGGAGAAAGGGATGATCCTGATCACCCGCGATAACCAGGGAACGCTGTTTGAAGAATTGCGCCGGTACCGGTTTTCGTTATTCCCTTTCTACAAAATACCTGACCCGGAAAAAGCCCTGGTGATCACGGCCTCCAATGGCATTTCTCCGCAACTCGATGAACTGGAAGAAACGAGGTTCCGTTGGCATGTGTATGATTTTCTGAAAGAACACAGGGTGCGGGTTTATGATATCGGAGAAGTGGCTTCTCCTTATCTCACCACCTTACGGGATACACGTGTGTTGCTGTATGAAAAAGGAACGCCGGCAGACCTGTTGTCGCAGCTGCAAAAACACAGTTTCCTGCAGCCACAGGAAAACGCGCAGCAGCTGGTACTGCATCATGCGGGTATCCGGATTGTGCAATCGGCCGGAGGTGTACCCGTTACAGCGCCGGATCACCTGGCCCGGCTCTTTGCCTATAATGATATTATGCGGCAACTGGGCATGCGTGCCATCGCTGAACAAAACCGCTACGACTCCGCTCTTATACAGGTAGCGAAGCAGGCGTATGTAGTGTCGCCGGTATCGAGCCTGATCGTACTGGAAACAAAGGCCGACTACGAACGGTTCGATATCAGCAATGATGTGAATAGCCTGAAAAATGCCGCATTGCAGGGCCACGGATCGGTACCGGAGCCGCATGAATGGGGGCTTTTTTCCATCGCCATGCTGGTATTGATATATGTAAGATTTGAAAAACTGTTCCGGAGAAAGAAAACCATAACATGCTAA
- a CDS encoding AraC family transcriptional regulator, which translates to MKVLQFTIPVAHDKTIMTQKDVMPFFYPHLHRHEEIQLTWIQHGHGTLIVENNMHAFWPNEIYWIGSNQPHVLKSEIPPAGGKNKKNVQALTLFFNPDGKLSPVLALPEFKKISAFITQCKSGFKIPESFVADISSRMLRIHQSQGIPQFLAFTELLHLFLQIKSPEPLISGSPLSVVNEQEGIRIGYIYNYIMQHYDTDIKLEDIAKEAHMTPQAFCRYFKKHTRLTFVSFLNEVRVNEACKKLAGGSFDSIATVAYNCGFNSIANFNRVFKTVTGKSPRTYLREYEEIEEHEQPT; encoded by the coding sequence ATGAAAGTACTACAGTTTACCATTCCCGTAGCGCATGATAAAACCATCATGACACAAAAGGATGTAATGCCTTTTTTCTATCCGCATTTGCACAGACATGAAGAAATACAATTAACCTGGATACAGCATGGCCACGGCACCCTCATTGTTGAAAACAATATGCATGCCTTCTGGCCCAACGAAATTTACTGGATAGGCAGCAACCAGCCACATGTACTGAAAAGTGAAATTCCGCCTGCCGGCGGTAAAAACAAAAAAAACGTACAGGCGCTCACGTTATTCTTCAATCCGGATGGAAAATTATCACCGGTACTGGCCTTACCTGAATTCAAAAAAATCAGTGCTTTTATCACACAATGCAAAAGCGGATTTAAAATACCGGAATCCTTTGTAGCAGATATCTCCAGCCGGATGCTCCGCATTCACCAAAGTCAGGGTATTCCGCAATTCCTGGCATTCACGGAATTACTGCATCTTTTTCTGCAGATCAAAAGTCCGGAGCCGCTGATTTCCGGTTCGCCGCTATCGGTAGTCAACGAGCAGGAAGGTATCCGTATCGGCTATATCTACAACTATATCATGCAGCATTATGATACAGATATCAAACTGGAAGATATTGCCAAGGAAGCGCACATGACCCCACAGGCTTTCTGCCGGTATTTCAAGAAACATACCCGGCTTACGTTTGTTTCGTTTCTCAATGAAGTGCGGGTGAATGAAGCCTGTAAAAAGCTGGCCGGCGGCTCGTTCGACAGTATCGCCACGGTAGCCTACAACTGCGGATTCAATAGCATCGCCAATTTCAACCGGGTGTTTAAAACCGTTACAGGTAAATCGCCCCGCACCTACCTGCGTGAGTATGAAGAAATCGAAGAACATGAGCAACCTACCTGA